The Phoenix dactylifera cultivar Barhee BC4 chromosome 12, palm_55x_up_171113_PBpolish2nd_filt_p, whole genome shotgun sequence genome includes the window gatAGAAAGAGAGGTGATCCACCTAGAATTTATTCATATCAAAAGGAGAAAATATAAGAGTGATCCACCAAGCCCAAGCCCAAGCCCAAGCCCAAGCGGTCACTAGATAGGCCTCAAGTGTCAGCCCGGACACATGCGGCCCTGATGGAAGCAAAGATGTTAGCTAGGGTTTTCGTCTTTTAGAGCTCCCACTCCCCGTCGCCCCCAAAACCCTAGAAACCCATCTTgaaagtgagagagagagagagagagagcgaggaggaggacgagatGGACAAGAGCATGCTGGGAGATCTGGACTCGCTCCCTGAGGAGGATAAGATCAGGATGTCCTCGATGATTGACCAGCTCCAGATCCGCGACaggtcttctcctcctccatcgATTCTTCATTCctcttgacttttttttttttaaatctccTTCTGGATCTCTTCATTCTTTGAAATGTTTGCTATATGACGTCCTGGCATGATTACTGAAGCTTACATAGCCGTCTTCTCATGAGGCTGATCTCATCATTTGTATCGATCTCATTTTTTCGGTTTCCCCTTCGTTCTGAAATTTATTTAGGAGAAAAAACGCAATTTGAATACGAAATTAGAAGGCAATATTTCCCTTGGCTTTAATTAGTTAGGGCGGGATCAAAAGAttgaatttttccttttagTTAAAGTGGTTTCTGGCTTAAAAGGGATCCTTCTAATAAATTATCGCGGGTTAAAAAAATCGAAGGTTTGATTGTCTCTGTTTTGTCTCGAAGTTAGGCAAGAGACGTCCAAGGATAGGAATTCCACTCATAAGCTGATAATTCGGTGCCGGCACTTAGCACAATATATTTGttaaaattttatagtggttacTGGTAATTACAGTTTTGGAGAGAAACTATGGTAATTACCTGGTCACTGATccaataaaatctttaaaaaacAAATGAGATATTATGTACTAGAGGAGATAAGTTGCAATGTCCATTCTGAAAAAGCAAGGGTTATGTGAATTACCATCATTACTTTAAAATTTAGCTCATAGACCATGTCATAAAGGAGATTGTCTTGACTTTGTTGCACTTCTCAGTTTGCGCATGTTGTTTGTGCTGTGAGTATAAGCCCTTTACTTTCATTCTTTTTGCTCGTGGTGTGTCGTATTGGAACTAcaaatttcttcttcaaccttcttgtTATGTAATGCTTGTGTCTTCTGTAACAATTGCTAGAGTTCAATATTATTCTCTTTAGTTTCGACCATCAAAATAACAATTTATGCATGGAAGTCAACCACAAAGGATATTTTCATGTGTTTGGTTGCAAGAAGAGACTCAGACGAAAACCAATTTCTCCCTAAAAGCCAGTTGCCATGGTGTTAACATTGCAGGAATACTAAAATTGGAAAGAGCaattaattggattttctaGAACCTGAGAGTCATTTGCAGGGAAACTCACAGCAAAGGAAAGGAACATGAAAGTATTCTCAATGGAATACAAAAAGTGAGTTTTTTAAATGTTTGGTTAACTATAATCAAATGCTAATTCCTATTTTTTTTGGGTCTATTGGTACCCTTAAGATAAATTTCCATGGATAAGGTTTCTGATATCTTTTTATGAAGTGACTGTTAAGTTCTGATCATTTGAAATTGCAATTTGAAGTCAAGAGGCCTAAAAGGCAATTTTTTGAACTTTGAAGCCATATTTCTAAGATTATGCAAGCAAAAGATACCATGGACTATATCAGATATGTATCGCCTTTTACATTGATCACTGGTCTAGAAATTAATGCTGCAAGAAGACTGTCAACAAGCAATTGATTGGCCATCTAAGAAAAGAGGATGAATTTTACTTGGTTCGCTTACTGAGGTCCATTCACGATTTGTCTGTTTCAATAGTTTTCTGGTCACCGTTCCAATATTGCTGAATAAAGGAATGAAGCAccttcccctcttctcttcctgtCTGTTGCTATTAGGCCATACATTGTTATGTTATACAGGAACTTAATGTCGATTGCCTACTCTGAAATTCAAGGATTACTAGGTTTAGAGGTAGCATCGTTTCTTGAAAGATGTAAATAAACGTGGATAGTGCATTATGACACATGACCGACGCAGAGGTCTCAGTTATAAATAATTCGAGGTTAATTTTCCTACTGAAGGTGacattatatttttgttgaagTATGTTACAACTCTAATGTCATATTGACTAGCTAAGCATATGGATCAATTTAGTCAACAATATCTGTATGGCATACTTTCTCTTCTGCTCTCTGCCTGGAAGTATCATCCTTAACGTTATATTTTTGTTTAGCACAGTAACGATTTTAAGTTCATTTTTTGAATAGGTGGGGACATGAGGTGGCTTAAtcaatgctttttcttcctttttctttttttctcagtCCACCTGGTTCTTTGTTCCCAAATAGAAACTTGTAGTAGAGCATTTATATAAGAATATGCTCGATCAGCATGGCTCGAGACCAAACACATGGTGGTCCTGAAGCATGGATGGCAGACCAGTTGGTGGCACGGTTTGTTTCCTACATGCTGTGTAACTAGCATCTGAAGATACTGCTTGACTGTATTGTCATGAAGCTAAATAAATTGACCGATTTCTCTAACAAATTGGGAGATGGTCTTGATATGAAGCGCGCACAATATCTGCTGAACTGCTGGTTAGATGACAATAAAGGTCTAGCCTGTTGCCAGTTTGGTTCTAACTTATTATTTATGTTATCTTGCAGTTTAAGAATGTATAATTCACTGGTAGAGAGATGCTTCTCTGATTGCGTGGATACCTTTCGGCGCAAGTCTCTTGATAAGCAGGAGGAGACGTGCGTCCGCCGATGTGCAGAGAAGTTCCTGAAGCACTCTATGAGGGTTGGAATGAGATTTGCAGAGCTCAACCAGGGTGCTGCCACGCAGGATTAGACCCCATTCATTTCAAAAGAACAAAGTCGCTGTGATTCTGTGATTCTTTTCAGAAATCACTTCAGTTCCAATACTGTTTTTATGATACACATATTCTTTTGCAACATATTTATTTCTCAATGGTTATACCCTTGCTGAAGGGGGATGAaggaatttttgatttttttctcgATGGAGATTGAGTGGTCAAATGTTGCAACGAGTTTCTGACTTGGCAGGTTCTAATTCCCTAATTTCAGTATGGTGAATGCTCAATTGTGGTATTCCTGATCTATATGGTCTTGCATCAGCAACCACATTAGCATTTGCAGTTGTTTGTTATCAGCATGTGTGACGAATAATGTTCTGAAGTATTATCCAGTGAAGAAGGGAGTAATATGAAATATTTCATTCGAAATacagaaaataaattaaaatacagggAATCATGATTGTGTTGCCTGAAGTTCTGTTAAATTTTGCTTTACCTAAAGAACATGTGaaaagcttttctttttgcatCAAAAGTGTTTGGGTGGCACACACTGTAAGTCATTTTTTCACTTTCATcttattttatgttcatattgtATTGAATTTAGAACCAAGCAAAGCTCGTGTGCTTGGCAGCCATTTTTTCGCAATCTGTTTGGGGTGGGTCCTCGTCGCTCCTCTACCAAATAGCTTTGATAATTGCTGATCAAACTTGTCCTATGTTTTGtccatcaaaattttcatgatCAACTGAATCATGCCTACCCAACTATGATATGGTTTCAAGCTATGCTTTGCATTTTGTTTCACCATCTTGGTACCATCAATGACCCGTTCTGccgtcttttttctttttttttttgtggtacaAAGGTTGTTGAGCATAGAAAGAAGATAACAAAACTATGCAGAGATGGCTCCTAGACAAGACCAGTGGATCTCTTCTGAATGCTGGACAGCGAAGGAGGCGATCCAGTCTACTGTCCTATTTGTCTTTCGAAACATATGTATATTTTGGAAGGCGCTACAATCCTCCACCATCTGAAGCAAGTCACAAAGCAGGAGGTTTTCATCTTCTCCTCGCCCCCTGCCTTGTAACCTCTCGATTACCAAGACTGAGTTTCTCTCGAGAATGATGTGGTCCGCCCTCAATACTCGCCTGAGATAAGTGATGCTTTTTCATGCTGCCCTGAGCTCCACCCTTATGGCTGTCATCCCACCGATGTGTCGCCCCCAGCAACAATCAGACTAGTATTATGGCTCTTGATTACAAAAATCCATACCAACTCTACCACCATCACCACTAGTATtgccatcgaagttcaccttgatATGGCCAGGGGGTGAGGGCCCTCAAGAAGCAAGAATGAATCTGGGCGCTATAATAGTAGGGTGAGGGTCCTAGATGTCCCCGACCATCGTAGGTGAAGTCTCCATGGTAGCCTTGGCAAGCTCAGCGACCTGGATGGAGGCTCTCTCCACTATTCTCCCCGGAGGAACCCATTTGTCTTCAAAGACTCTGAAGTTTTTGTCTAACCATATGTGATACGCCAAGTAGACCTAGGTAATGCCCCGCACTGCTGTCCTCAGACTCCTCATGGCCTTCCGAATCTGGGATAGTAGCTCCTCTACAGAACGAATGGACTGAGGTAGGGGAAGTGTGACCCTCCTCCATGTCTGTACTGCTCGTGGGCACCCCAGTAGGACGTGGCTAGTGAACTCCTCTATATCATGACACCATCCATAACTTGGGGCAATCTTGATTCCTCGCCCAACTAATACTCTTTTGGTCGGAACACACCCCCAAGCTACCTTCTATATGAACAAGGCCACTCGGGGGTGAATATACATCCTCTAGATCCATTTACCATCCAACTGCTGGGTAGTGACTCCTCCGAATGCTACCTGTAGGTCCATAGCCCGCACCATGGCCCTACATGTGGCCACCCAAACCAGTCTATCCGGCGTCTCCCTAGACGATGGTGGGATATCCAGTATCCTCTCCACCATCTATTCTCCAAAGACCTCCATAATCTGCACCTCATCCTACCTGCTCTCCCCCTAGCTGATCAAGTCGCTGACTCTGCAGCCCTCCAGTTTTGTTGAGTCAATCAGGGTCGACACCTTATAAAGCGGTAGCTCTAACACCCACCTATCCCCCAATATAGCAATGAATCAACCATTACCAATCACCCATCTAATCTCCGTGAGCACAGTCGGCGCATAAGAGCAAATCTCCTTTGACATCGCTCGACATGACTTAAACATAATCTATTTTTATAAACTCGAATATTACATGTCTCTTggaatacaatatatatatatatatatatatatatatatatatatatatatatatatatatatatatagaagttAAATAAATGGGGTGAAGCAAACgaaaatatgtgaatttatcgGTTTGAAGCAATTCAATGCTTTCAGCATCTCGATCACCGCCTAAATTATCACATCAGGCCTTAAAAAATAAACGGACGGCAGTGATCCTCCCACCGTCACCGTGTCCCCCGTAACTATGTCCGATATAGGGAAGCAACGGGATAATTAGCCGGACCAAACCAAACCGTTATGAAAACCAAAAAATCGTTCTTTTCTCCTTATCCTATCTACGAGAGCCTCGTTTGACCTCTGTCCTCCCAATTCGTTACCCTAACCTTCGAATTTGCCCTCTCAGAAACCCTAACCCAAGAATCCATCTCCGCCTCCTCCATCGGCCGCCAAGATGCCGGCGACGGCGGGAAGGGTGCGGATGCCGGCGAACAACCGGGTCCACAGCAGCGCTGCTCTCCAGACCCACGGGATCTGGCAGAGCGCCATCGGCTACGACCCCTACGCTCCCACCAACAAGGACAAGGACGAGTCCAAGGGCGGCGCCGACCACTCCGGCAAGGCCGACGACGACGGCGACGACGGCGCTGAGAACGCCTACGCCAGCTTCCAGGGCCTCCTCGCCCTCGCCCGCATCACTGGGTCCAACTCCGACGAGACACGCGGCGCCTGCAAGAAGTGCGGCCGTGTAGGCCACCTCACATTCCAGTGTCGCAACTTCCTCAGCGTCAAGGATGACAAGGACAAGGACGCCGAAGCCCTCCAGACCGCCACAGCCGTCTTCGAGAAGATCAAGAAGGCCGCCGGGAAGAAGGGTGAGGGGGAGGAGAGCGAGGAGGAGGACGACGAAGAAGAGGAGAGTGAGAGCTCGGATTCTGATGTGGATCCGGAGATTGAAAAGATCATTGCCAAGAGATTCGGAAGGAAGAAATCTTCTTCCACGAAGAGATCGCTGGCGGAGCAGGACTCAGGAGAGGATAAGAAGGGGAgtcggaggaggagagggcggtCAAAGAAGAGGAGCGGGAAGAGGTCGATACGGAGTGAAGAGACTGATAGCGAGGTGGAGGAtgggaggagggagaagaggaggcggCAGCGTAGGGGtttggatgatgatgaggaagaggaggatGGGGGTCATAGGCACAGGAAGagtaggaaggagaagaagaggcgtAGAAGCCATCATAAGAGGGATGAGTCTGATGATGAGTCATCAGAAGAGTCTGATGGGAATTGCCGCCTTAAACGaaggcatggaaggaagtaCGTGTCTGAGAGTCACTTAGATGGTAGTGATGGATCACTGGATGATCGGAAGAGGTCCAGCAGGCACCACGAGGgccggaggaagaggagggctgCTTCCTCTGAAAGTAGTGAATCGGATGATGAAGACTCTCGTGGAAGAAAGGGGAAGAAGCGGTCTGAGGGCAGGAGCAGGAACCATAGGCATAAAGAGAAGAATTGAACAAGGCAATGGTAATTACCTTGTGTCATTGATGCAACCTTTCCATTGCTAGTGATGCAGACTGTCTACTATCTTCAAGATTACATTGTTGGACGATACTGTTTACTATGATTTCCAGTATGCTTGGAGGTTACTAAATGTATTGTGATGGTTAACGTAATCTGCTCATGCTGAACCTTGCTATTGTCTACCCTGGTACAATGTCGagcttatttatttttattcttgcattcattATTGTAGTGAAAATAACAGCTTGCGCTGCTATGGCCGTGTTCTAGAAAATCCTTAGAGCTCATGTCTACTCTATTCTCTCCCGGTATTTTATCAAGTTTAGTCTTCTTTGTCTTGTCTGATTATTTTTTTGCAATTGTAAGACCTCTTCAACCTGTGGCATGTTATAGAAACTCTGAATTTGCATACTCATCATGAAATTTAGTAAGCTGGTCAACAACTGTATAAGTGTGCTTAAAGTGAAGTGGTGTTAAATAATCCGCCATGCATTTGAATAGGCTTATCCTATATTGAAGAAGgatctttatttttaataattaactGAAGAATCTAAGTCAACAAAGGGAATATCATGCTCCAGAGATACATGTTATCTGATTTTAGATCAGATTTACAATTTTCTCTGAAAACTGAAATCTCAAAACATAATTTCAGATCCGAGGATAGAAAATGAACATTGATCCATGAGAGTCTATCCTATCATAGGAAATGAGAATAGTCCTCAATGCTTGAGTGGTTCCATACACAATCAAAAGAATTAAAACCTTGTCTTATATTCCGATAGTCTGTGAAAAATGAACAAATGGGAATTCAATAGCAATTGATAATTTTCTAGATGTAGTTTGAACATGTAAGGCCACTAAAACAAATCTCAAACTAGCGATATTATTCTGCTCAACTAGAATTGTTTTTAAAGATTGTAGGTGGCAGCAGATTGCTCGCTATAGGGCCACTTGGTGCCTACGTGCTAGGTAGGCATCTAGAGGTCAAGGTAGTCAAAAAATTATAAACTAAAAAAGTTAAACAAGGACTTAGGAAAAATGTAAAACAGATAGTTATAATCTAGAAATATGAAACAGTAAATACTAATCCAAATTAAATGCAACAGGTCTATATAAATTACACTTGGCAACATTGAATACTAATTCATAAATTGATCTCATCCTTCATACTAAAACTTGTAGTAGTAAGGTGGGCACCTAGGTAGCCCTTCTAGGGTCCAAGGTGGCAGTTTTTCAAAACATTGCGAACTACTTTATTATTAATGACTGTCTAAATATGATTCTTAAGGCCACCAAAGAACTGCAAAATGGTGCCCACCTAAACAAAACAAACTCTAGTTTGACCCAACTATTAGTTGCTATAGATTCCCCTATGCCCCCTATTTTTAGACTCGAGTGATCTTCTGAACAAGTTTTAGTATGCCTAAAATGGATGGTGTCTATTCATTTATGCCTCTGTAATGGCTAGCGATTCATGCTATAGTTTTTTTGAGCAAAAAACTCATCTTATTAGTTTTGATTGGAATATTTTTATTCCAGCTAGAGTATTTTGATCTTGGCCGaacttgattctgtataagctTCAACGATTTTGGCAAAGTTTTGTCAGAACTAGCTGGCTTCAATTCCACTCCAGTTGGTTTCTGTTGAATTACCAGTGGTCAAATTAGACGTATATGTTTGTCCTTCTCTCCTTGCGAGTGCATTATAGCAAATCTAGCAATTAAGTGTTTCAAGCTAGAAGATTACACTTAGATTTTGTATGTTTTGAAAAGATTGTTACATATTTTTGGGTTTCTTGGAAATATTGTAGGAAGTACTTCTTTTTAACCACTTTCAACTGTATCAGGAGGCTTCTCATTtgtaaaataaaagaagataaacCATAATTCAAATATTTACTTGATAAAAGATATAGAAGAAATTGTAATGCACCATATCTTATCTTCCTTTTTTAACATCAGTCTGCCTTTATTCTGTTAACAAGTTTATAACCCCTGCATAAATTGGACAAAAAGGTTTCTAATATCTGGGGATTGTTTCAACTTGCCTCCAGATCCATCTGAATTTGAGTTATGATGTTGACATTTTCATATTCAAAACTTATTAATGAATGCAGTTATCAAACAATTGGATGAGTAATAGAATGGTGCAAACTCCTTTGcttatgttgcttatgatcGAATGATAATACCTCAGAAGGTCATATGGGTGATATAGGAGAAGGTCATAAATATGACATAGGAGAATCAGCTAAAATGGATCCATGTATTGCTCAACAACCATCATTGAAGGCACAAAAGTTGCcccattaatatatattatttgcaGCAGATACTCTTGGATAAAGTCTCTATGGAATGGATCTTGTGGATCTTTAAGAATCCCTTCTGGAAGTTTTGTGCTTACAAATAGGTGAAGATGATGACTGGTTTGGGAATTAGATGCATTTCTGTCGGATGGCCTTTTTTTCACTTAGTCATCAACTTTATTTTTCATGGTGTAAAGCTGCGGTATAACTCTTGCAAGTGAAAAATGTACTTCTACTTTTATACACTTAGCTTATCATGGAAGTATTATTTTGTGTTGCATCTCTACATGGACACATGTTGGAAGAGAATACTTTTGGGTTCATATGTtaagaatttaattaattcatgAAAACCTGTTAGATAGATTATGGTGAGCAAATACGAATGgtaaaatgatttttgtttgaaaaTATTTCCGATATTTAAATTTTCATGCAATTTAATGAAAAGCTGAACTTTCATTTTCAAATTGTACTTGTAAGTAAATTGTTGTACTTATTGAAGGAGGCTTAAAACTGCAAATTTTGTTAATTAGTACCAGGGCTGCAACTTGCCATACGGTGTTTTGGGTTGGTAGAGTATCCATCACCTGGAAGACATCAAACTTAGAACCAATTTCAATTACTTAAGTTTAGCCATTGTTGTATTGCTGATTTTTTATcggtgattttttttattttccgttatttataaaaaaataactatATCTTCATCTGCTTTACTGACATGTTTAGGTTCAAAGATTTTGCATCTTCATTCCATCTTTTAACTTACCTATCATTCTGCAAAAGTTAGTTCCCTGAAAATAGgacattcaaaggaaaattaagTTTTCGTAGTTTTTTTTCTGTTAAAGCTTATATGACAACTTAGAACAAAAAGTTTATTTTGAACGATTCATAAACCAGATGTGGTTTATGAACTGCATTGACTACATCATGTTTTACTTGCTTTTTTTACTGTAATTCTCTAAGCTACAAGAAATGCTGAGTTAAACTTGAGACTAATCATTAAGTGCTACAAGATGGTTTCCTCACCTTAAAATCTGGATGATGGCATGAATTATCTTCAACTATCCATTAATCGACCTTCCCATGTAGTGTCTCTTATTAATCTTCCTCTTAAAGGaaatcatgccatatgcacTATCATCTGATCTTATACACATTTCTTCTAGTTCTGCTCTGTGAGCTCGTTGCTTTGAGCCACTGAAGCTTCTCACTGTTTGTTCATGGCTTGAGATCTTCATTCATCGTTAGGCAAAGATATTTGTTTGGTGTTTTTTTACTGACTTCTTGAAATCAATCAGTTGTGAGAAAATTATTAGTTTGATCTTGCATTAAGTTCTCCTGCAATTATGTCCTTGTATCTGAGGTTGAAATTGTTCATGTACATGATTGAATTAATCCATATGGAGATGAGGTTCCTTCTGGCACATGTTggttaaataaatatatttcacaaCTGTAACAAGTGCCACTTTGTAATTGAAAACCTGTGTTTAAGAGCTTCCAGCATGCCCCTGCCCCCACCtctttttcatctctctctctctctcttgctatagttattttattttggattgatTTCTATTGAAGGGATTTCCTTTAGCTGCAGCTGTGTAAAGCGTTATACCATGACATGTCCAGTTTGTAGGGAAATTTCAAACTAGAGAATTTGGAATTATtacttttgtttatttatttttaagtttGCATTTCTTCTGATTGTATTTGAAAATGTAAATTAAAGATCTTGCTCATCTAAGAAGTTGTAGAACAACCAAGTGGCATTTATTTTGCATCTTTATAAAATGGCATTACAAAAGTCGAaaaatgacgatgaggtagactGTTTCTTTGATAACATATGATCTTTACTTTTGCATCTATTCTTTGCATTTGTGATTTACCTGGTTGTAATTATCACATTAGTTTATAAGTGGTTTCTGAGTTCCTTCGACTTAATGTTTTAAACCCCCTTAATTTACATACATCAATAGTTTTGTGGTAGGGGAAAAGCTTGAACCAGAACTTCTCTTTGAACATAATATCTAGTACCGGTTCATGATGCATATTTGTTATTAATGAGATTGTTGCTTTCAAGTTCTTAGTTACATCATAATGCACCCAGTGAGCGGTGTTTGCAGGACCTTGGTAATTGGCATCCAAAAAGTGATGATTTGGCAAGTCATGTAATCTTGCTGATCCCGTATGGATAGTTTATGATTTTAGACAATGTAGTTGATGGGGGCAGGACACGCTGGTCCCCTGCAAAGCATCTCTTTTATGAAGTCACAGGTTCGATGCGAGCACATCGTGACCAAATTTTGTTTACTATCTCATGGattgcttcttggaggatagGTCATCTAAGCTGTTTTTCTTGCTTATAAATTGTACTTGTGGCAAATCATTGTGGATGGTGCATTATCCTCAGATTTGCTTGTTTCACAGTGGACCTTATTCTATACTGTGTTCAGCTTGGCATAAGTGTGAAGTTTTGATTATTATCGTGTTTAACGTCTTTTTTCAGGTGATGAATTATCAGGGACGTCTGTAAAGTTCCACTCGGGCGAAGATATTCCTAGGCTGATAGTTCCTGTTTATCTCATAGGGATTTGCAGCTCTAGCTTCGAAAAAGAATTTGTAGCTATGCTTTGCATAAGTGGGAACAAAAGATGTGGACGTACCTGTTGCATATAGCCAGGTACCTCTGGCAGCCTGATCATATATTTGTGATGAGATACCCCAGGAAACCTTTTTCAATTTGTTGCCTGTGTGATTTATATGATGTAATTCGACTTTCCTGTTTGACATCTTTTTAAAATGTTTTAATTGACATTACTGCTGCCGTTTCTCATGTATTCACTTGATGGCTTGAAGGTGATCAAGCCGTGTGCCTTCTTCCATCCATTCTAATGTCAATGTCCAAATACCCAAGGGACCCCATAGATCTTGTAAACACTTTCCCTTCACAAACAATGGAAACAGCACCACAAGGTTCCTATGACTGCTCCCTACCTAAAGCATCTCGCTTTCTCAAAGATTATGTACCAGCTCGCCTTCACCCCACATGGGATTCAGCTCCCACCGCCAAGAACAAATTTAAGTAAACAATACAAATTGAAGGATTCAAAGCACCTTGTGGTGAGAGATGAGCTTAATTTCTTTCCCATGATAACACTTCCAATATTACGAGTACCAGCCCCAGGAAAAGTGAACATTCACCATCAGGTAAAGCACGCTGCATGAAGCAAACATTTTAAACAGAGACAGACAAGCAGTTCTCATCTATTGATGAAAATGGACAAAAAAATGTCAAGGCTCAAATGTTTACAGACAAAAGAGGACAGGGTTTTGTCTAAATTCGACTCAAACACAACTCTGCGCACTTCGTACTGGAGAAGGATTTTACAGTTTACACACACTTGATGAATGCATCGCAATAAGTGGGAGGACACAAGAAGGGTACATTGAAAAAATTCAAACAATTTCAAGATGTTCAAATTACCTTCTTAGTTGTGAATAATATAAGAAAAGtgtgaaaaaaagaagagacttGTGTTTCCTTGGAGAGAGACGCaggggaaggggaaggggaaggggaaAAACTCAATGCGCCATGGCGACCGGCGGTGGGAAGGTGATGCTCGGGTGGCTGGGCAACGCAAGCATTGCTGTGTGGTCCAAGAAATCTTTTAGAGCCGCCACTGCCTCCAAAATGCTTCTCAAATCATCAGCGCGTGAGAAGCCGGCGGCTCCCAACCGGCGCACAGCATA containing:
- the LOC103696871 gene encoding CAX-interacting protein 4-like → MPATAGRVRMPANNRVHSSAALQTHGIWQSAIGYDPYAPTNKDKDESKGGADHSGKADDDGDDGAENAYASFQGLLALARITGSNSDETRGACKKCGRVGHLTFQCRNFLSVKDDKDKDAEALQTATAVFEKIKKAAGKKGEGEESEEEDDEEEESESSDSDVDPEIEKIIAKRFGRKKSSSTKRSLAEQDSGEDKKGSRRRRGRSKKRSGKRSIRSEETDSEVEDGRREKRRRQRRGLDDDEEEEDGGHRHRKSRKEKKRRRSHHKRDESDDESSEESDGNCRLKRRHGRKYVSESHLDGSDGSLDDRKRSSRHHEGRRKRRAASSESSESDDEDSRGRKGKKRSEGRSRNHRHKEKN
- the LOC103697874 gene encoding mitochondrial import inner membrane translocase subunit Tim9 — translated: MDKSMLGDLDSLPEEDKIRMSSMIDQLQIRDSLRMYNSLVERCFSDCVDTFRRKSLDKQEETCVRRCAEKFLKHSMRVGMRFAELNQGAATQD